The following proteins are encoded in a genomic region of Desulfovibrio sp.:
- a CDS encoding TRAP transporter large permease subunit, which yields MFDLTFTLSHEGIALMLFASMGMLMLTGQRVFAAIGFTGAIAALFLWGTGGSQMAFNASITLMKWFPMITLPLFIYMGYMLSESGIANDLYRMFHVWMGPLPGGLAIGTVILMVAISAMNGLSVAGMAIGATIAMPEMLKRGYDKRMVSGVIQAGSSLGIMMPPSVVMVLYGMIARQPVSSLWMAGIGPALMFAVILIGYIVIRCKLNPAMGPALPKEERESITSAEKWKSLWAGLLPLAIIFSVTGAFMTGITSLVESSAVGALVATIAALVKGRLTARVMRVVLVQTLSVSCMFMWIIMAALCFSSVFDGLGAVHAIKKLFIDGWNLSPWGVLIVMQLSYLFMGMFLDDTAMLIIVAPLYIPLVKALGFDPIWYGVLYTITCQIAYMTPPFGYNLFLMKAMAPKGVTLNDIYASIVPMVIIMVVGLVLVMLFPDIAMFLPRTFL from the coding sequence ATGTTCGATCTGACCTTCACTCTTTCTCACGAGGGCATTGCCCTGATGCTCTTTGCATCCATGGGCATGCTCATGCTCACCGGGCAGCGGGTGTTTGCGGCCATCGGCTTCACCGGAGCCATCGCGGCACTCTTTCTATGGGGTACCGGTGGTTCGCAGATGGCGTTCAACGCCAGCATCACGCTGATGAAGTGGTTCCCCATGATCACGCTGCCCCTGTTCATCTACATGGGCTACATGCTCTCGGAATCGGGCATCGCCAACGATCTTTACCGCATGTTCCACGTCTGGATGGGGCCATTGCCCGGCGGCCTTGCCATCGGCACGGTCATTCTGATGGTGGCCATTTCAGCCATGAACGGTCTTAGCGTTGCGGGCATGGCCATCGGCGCAACCATCGCCATGCCGGAAATGCTCAAGCGCGGGTATGACAAGCGAATGGTTTCGGGGGTTATTCAGGCAGGCAGCTCGCTGGGCATCATGATGCCGCCAAGCGTTGTTATGGTGCTCTACGGCATGATCGCCCGCCAGCCTGTCAGCAGTCTCTGGATGGCCGGCATCGGCCCCGCCCTCATGTTTGCGGTGATACTCATTGGCTACATTGTCATTCGTTGCAAGCTCAATCCCGCCATGGGCCCTGCGCTGCCCAAGGAAGAACGCGAATCCATCACCTCGGCGGAAAAGTGGAAGAGCCTCTGGGCTGGCCTGCTGCCGCTTGCCATTATTTTTTCTGTGACCGGCGCGTTCATGACCGGCATCACCAGCCTGGTGGAAAGCTCCGCCGTGGGCGCTCTGGTGGCGACCATCGCCGCACTGGTCAAGGGGCGGCTTACGGCCAGGGTGATGCGCGTTGTTCTGGTGCAGACCCTCAGCGTGAGCTGCATGTTCATGTGGATCATCATGGCTGCCCTGTGCTTCAGTTCTGTATTTGACGGCCTTGGCGCAGTGCACGCCATCAAGAAGCTCTTCATTGACGGCTGGAATCTCAGCCCCTGGGGCGTGCTTATCGTCATGCAGCTTTCGTATCTTTTCATGGGGATGTTTCTTGACGATACGGCCATGCTGATCATCGTGGCCCCGCTGTACATTCCCCTGGTCAAGGCGCTGGGTTTTGACCCCATCTGGTATGGCGTGCTCTACACCATCACCTGTCAGATCGCCTACATGACGCCGCCATTCGGGTACAACCTCTTTTTGATGAAGGCCATGGCCCCCAAGGGGGTTACGCTGAATGACATCTACGCCTCCATTGTGCCAATGGTCATAATAATGGTGGTGGGGCTGGTGCTGGTGATGCTCTTCCCTGATATCGCCATGTTCCTGCCCAGAACATTCTTGTAG
- a CDS encoding TRAP transporter small permease subunit: protein MPNWIKLFVRYVDAVNRLVGRGVLYLVFVMMGILLYSAISRYCFDAPVIWGVEMAQFTMVAYYILGGGFALLTNSHVRMDVFYGRWKWRKQAKMDVLTSVFLVAYLALLFYGCVSSTWYSIEFDQHNNSAWAPALAPVKIIMGIGIFLTLLQAFSEFFKALARSRGLLLGEEVPERLIVESGYVEPEAEPQLVGVVADPDASPQVLAPAQALGGSR from the coding sequence ATGCCAAACTGGATCAAGCTGTTTGTCAGGTATGTGGATGCGGTTAACCGCCTGGTGGGGCGGGGGGTTCTTTATCTTGTGTTCGTCATGATGGGCATTTTGCTCTACTCGGCCATATCCCGTTACTGTTTTGATGCTCCGGTGATCTGGGGCGTGGAAATGGCCCAGTTCACCATGGTGGCCTACTACATCCTTGGTGGCGGTTTTGCCCTGCTTACCAATTCGCACGTGCGTATGGATGTGTTCTATGGCCGCTGGAAGTGGAGAAAACAGGCAAAGATGGACGTGCTCACGTCTGTTTTTCTGGTCGCATACCTTGCCCTCCTGTTCTACGGCTGTGTTTCAAGCACATGGTATTCCATAGAGTTTGACCAGCACAACAATTCTGCATGGGCTCCTGCCCTGGCCCCCGTCAAGATTATCATGGGCATTGGCATTTTTCTTACGCTGTTGCAGGCTTTTTCGGAATTTTTCAAGGCCCTGGCGCGTTCGCGTGGACTGCTGCTGGGTGAGGAAGTTCCTGAGCGCCTTATTGTAGAAAGCGGCTATGTGGAACCAGAAGCGGAGCCTCAACTTGTTGGCGTTGTGGCTGACCCGGATGCTTCGCCGCAGGTTCTTGCTCCGGCGCAAGCGCTTGGCGGCTCGCGGTAA
- a CDS encoding ethanolamine ammonia-lyase subunit EutB — protein sequence MNAHSTLREILAKASPLRSGDVLAGVAAANDEERVRAQMVLADVPLKRFLNEDVVPYEKDEITRLILDSHDAAAFAPISSFTVGQFRDWLLTDAANAESLAALTAGITPEMAAAASKLMRLQDLILVGAKCSVVTRFRNTIGLPGHFSVRLQPNHPTDDARGILASTIDGLYYGSGDAVIGINPASDSLENIARLLCLLDELIARYEIPTQSCVLTHVTNAVELIRRGVPLDLCFQSIAGTEKANASFGIDLSLLEEAWQATLELGRGTVGDDVMYFETGQGSALSANASFGVDQQTLECRAYAVARRFRPLLVNTVVGFIGPEYLFNGKQIIRAGLEDHCCGKLLGLPMGVDICYTNHADADQDDMDALLTLLGAAGCNFIMGIPGADDIMLNYQSTSFHDAAYLRKLLGKKPAPEFEAWLEGMGIHDDVGALLPPAGALRGLEQRVRQAT from the coding sequence ATGAATGCCCACAGCACCCTGCGCGAAATCCTGGCCAAGGCGTCGCCCCTCAGATCGGGCGACGTGCTGGCCGGGGTGGCGGCCGCCAACGACGAGGAACGCGTGCGCGCCCAGATGGTGCTGGCCGATGTGCCCCTCAAACGCTTCCTGAACGAGGATGTGGTGCCTTATGAAAAGGACGAAATCACCCGCCTTATTCTTGACAGCCACGATGCTGCGGCTTTTGCGCCCATAAGTTCCTTTACCGTGGGGCAGTTCCGCGACTGGCTGCTGACCGATGCAGCCAATGCAGAAAGTCTTGCGGCGCTGACGGCGGGCATCACGCCGGAAATGGCCGCGGCCGCAAGCAAACTCATGCGTTTGCAGGATCTCATACTGGTGGGAGCCAAGTGCAGCGTGGTAACGCGTTTTCGCAACACCATAGGATTACCGGGGCACTTTTCTGTCCGTCTGCAACCAAACCACCCCACGGACGATGCGCGGGGAATCCTGGCATCAACCATTGACGGGTTGTATTACGGATCCGGCGATGCGGTTATTGGCATCAATCCGGCTTCCGACAGTCTGGAAAACATCGCAAGGCTCCTGTGCCTGCTGGACGAGCTTATTGCGCGCTATGAAATACCCACCCAAAGCTGCGTGCTGACCCACGTAACCAATGCCGTGGAGCTTATCCGCAGGGGGGTGCCGCTGGATCTGTGCTTTCAGTCCATAGCAGGAACAGAAAAGGCCAATGCCAGTTTTGGCATAGACCTTTCCCTGCTGGAAGAAGCGTGGCAGGCAACCCTTGAGCTTGGGCGCGGCACCGTGGGTGATGATGTGATGTACTTTGAAACAGGGCAGGGCAGCGCCCTCTCGGCCAACGCCAGTTTCGGGGTCGATCAGCAAACTCTGGAATGCCGCGCCTACGCAGTGGCCCGCAGGTTCCGTCCATTGCTGGTGAATACCGTGGTTGGATTTATCGGGCCGGAGTATCTGTTCAATGGCAAGCAGATTATCCGCGCCGGGCTGGAAGACCACTGCTGCGGCAAACTGCTGGGTCTGCCTATGGGGGTGGACATCTGTTACACCAACCATGCCGATGCCGATCAGGACGATATGGATGCACTGCTGACCTTGCTGGGCGCGGCTGGCTGCAATTTTATCATGGGTATTCCTGGTGCGGACGACATCATGCTCAATTATCAATCCACCTCGTTCCACGATGCGGCCTATTTGCGCAAGCTGTTGGGCAAGAAGCCAGCACCGGAGTTTGAGGCGTGGCTTGAAGGCATGGGCATTCACGATGATGTCGGCGCGTTGCTGCCACCGGCTGGCGCATTGCGCGGGCTGGAGCAACGCGTCAGGCAGGCCACCTAG
- a CDS encoding TRAP transporter substrate-binding protein, whose translation MERREFLKTAGMGATAAVAATTGIMGATEAKAAKAPIKWRMQTYAGAALAEFVIKPQIDAFNKAANGEMVIELYTSDQLVPTSELFRAVQNGTIDAVQCDEDSMSSPADVAIFGAYFPFATRYSLDVPALFEHWGLNDIWKEAYGEIKGVEWLGAGSWDPCNFATTKPIRSLADLKGKRVFSFPTGGKFMSQFGVVPVTLPWEDIQVALQTGELDGVCWSGITEDYTSGWAEQCKYYLTNNICGAWIGSYFANSKKWAEVPEHLKTLFKLTCDSSNYFRQHWYWWGEAHYRATGGKMELTSIPDAEWGTVEEAAHKFWDETAKKSPRCAKVVDILKKYNAEMAVAGRPYRY comes from the coding sequence ATGGAGAGGCGTGAGTTTTTGAAGACAGCGGGTATGGGTGCCACGGCGGCGGTTGCCGCCACAACTGGCATTATGGGAGCCACCGAGGCAAAGGCCGCCAAGGCCCCCATCAAGTGGCGCATGCAGACCTATGCGGGCGCGGCGCTTGCCGAGTTTGTCATCAAGCCGCAGATCGACGCCTTCAACAAGGCCGCCAATGGCGAAATGGTCATTGAACTTTACACCTCCGACCAGTTGGTTCCCACCAGCGAGCTTTTCCGCGCTGTGCAGAACGGTACCATTGATGCTGTGCAGTGTGACGAAGACTCCATGTCTTCCCCTGCTGATGTGGCCATCTTTGGCGCGTATTTTCCCTTTGCCACCCGCTATTCGCTTGATGTGCCCGCTCTTTTTGAACACTGGGGCCTGAACGACATCTGGAAAGAAGCCTACGGCGAGATCAAGGGCGTTGAATGGCTTGGCGCAGGCTCCTGGGATCCCTGCAACTTTGCCACCACCAAGCCTATCCGCAGCCTTGCCGACCTGAAAGGCAAGCGCGTGTTCTCCTTCCCCACGGGCGGCAAGTTCATGAGCCAGTTTGGCGTGGTGCCTGTTACCCTGCCCTGGGAAGACATTCAGGTGGCCCTGCAAACCGGCGAGCTGGACGGCGTGTGCTGGTCGGGCATTACAGAAGACTACACCTCCGGCTGGGCAGAGCAGTGCAAGTATTACCTCACCAACAACATCTGCGGCGCGTGGATCGGTTCGTACTTTGCCAACAGCAAAAAGTGGGCTGAAGTGCCGGAACACCTCAAAACTCTGTTTAAGCTCACCTGCGACAGCTCCAACTATTTTCGCCAGCACTGGTACTGGTGGGGCGAAGCTCACTACCGCGCCACCGGCGGCAAGATGGAACTGACCTCCATTCCCGATGCTGAATGGGGCACTGTTGAAGAGGCCGCCCACAAGTTCTGGGACGAAACAGCCAAGAAAAGCCCGCGCTGCGCCAAGGTTGTGGATATCCTCAAAAAGTACAATGCCGAAATGGCTGTTGCGGGCCGCCCGTACCGTTATTGA
- the eutC gene encoding ethanolamine ammonia-lyase subunit EutC — translation MNVMKQESLPASAATVLEDSWADLKRYTDARIALGRCGVSLPQTEWLRFRLAHARARDAVLTPFDRAGVRSELEGAGLHCLELASAAASKEDFLARPDKGRRLSEASRELLARKYAGPDNKGADICLVISDGLSARAVHENAAPFARLFLACAAAAGYSATPVALVEFGRVAVADEVASLMKARLVVILIGERPGLSSPNSLGVYLTYAPFPGCTDEARNCISNVRPAGLSIGEGVRKLCYLVQGAFARQLTGVNLKDDMPATYLPFGENTAAIA, via the coding sequence ATGAACGTCATGAAGCAGGAGTCTTTGCCAGCATCAGCGGCAACAGTTCTGGAAGACTCGTGGGCCGACCTGAAACGCTATACGGATGCCCGCATTGCCCTTGGGCGTTGCGGGGTCAGCCTGCCGCAGACAGAGTGGCTACGGTTTCGGCTGGCGCATGCCAGAGCGCGCGATGCGGTGCTGACGCCATTTGACAGGGCAGGCGTGCGGTCAGAGCTTGAAGGTGCGGGGTTGCACTGCCTTGAGCTTGCCAGCGCCGCTGCAAGCAAGGAGGATTTTCTGGCAAGGCCCGACAAGGGGCGGCGGCTGTCGGAAGCCTCGCGCGAGTTGCTTGCGCGCAAATACGCGGGGCCTGACAATAAGGGGGCGGACATTTGCCTTGTTATCAGCGATGGGCTTTCGGCCCGCGCGGTGCATGAAAACGCGGCCCCCTTTGCCCGGCTTTTTCTGGCCTGCGCAGCAGCTGCCGGCTACAGCGCAACCCCCGTGGCCCTGGTGGAGTTTGGGCGGGTTGCAGTGGCGGACGAAGTGGCGTCGCTCATGAAGGCAAGGCTGGTGGTGATTCTTATTGGTGAACGGCCGGGGTTGAGTTCGCCTAATTCTCTGGGAGTTTATCTGACCTACGCGCCCTTTCCCGGCTGCACCGATGAAGCGCGGAACTGTATTTCAAATGTGCGGCCTGCTGGCCTGAGCATTGGAGAGGGCGTGCGCAAACTGTGCTACCTGGTGCAGGGAGCCTTTGCCCGGCAGCTGACTGGGGTGAACCTCAAGGATGACATGCCCGCAACGTATTTGCCCTTTGGTGAAAATACTGCTGCGATTGCATAG
- a CDS encoding phosphotransferase codes for MTLQQNDSLSDQAVTQLARQALQQYPPEMQGSLHLLCRSENATFLVQTSNSRYALRVHRENYHSHINIMGELMWLDALQQDTGIVTPKALPSKGGQRVLTLHLPDGSHRNIVLFLWIDGEMPTVHLDPRAFRQLGEVAARLHQHSRQWQKPAGFQRIVWNHESMVGPCAHWGDWRASPGLPHEDALLLETALNCIGEKLRAYGQSARRYGLIHADLRLTNLLLHKDGTRVIDFDDCGMGWFVHDIAAAMSFEEHCPLAPSWLENWLQGYELVSHLDAEDEDMIPHMIMQRRIQMTAWMATHANTETARNLGAHWVENTVRLCRRYLEGGMPLGAV; via the coding sequence ATGACACTTCAACAAAATGACTCGCTCAGCGATCAGGCCGTAACGCAACTGGCGCGGCAGGCGTTGCAGCAATACCCCCCGGAAATGCAGGGAAGCCTGCACCTGCTCTGCCGTTCAGAAAATGCCACCTTTCTTGTCCAGACCAGCAACAGCCGTTATGCCCTGCGTGTGCACCGCGAAAATTATCACTCCCACATCAATATAATGGGCGAGCTGATGTGGCTGGATGCCTTGCAGCAAGATACCGGCATCGTCACGCCAAAGGCCCTGCCCAGCAAGGGAGGCCAAAGGGTGCTGACCCTGCACCTTCCAGACGGATCACACAGAAATATCGTTCTTTTTCTGTGGATTGACGGCGAGATGCCAACAGTGCACCTTGACCCGCGCGCCTTTCGGCAGCTTGGCGAGGTCGCGGCGCGCCTCCACCAGCATAGCCGCCAATGGCAAAAACCGGCAGGCTTCCAGCGCATTGTCTGGAACCACGAAAGTATGGTTGGCCCGTGCGCCCATTGGGGGGACTGGCGGGCAAGCCCCGGCCTGCCACACGAGGACGCCCTGCTTCTGGAGACGGCCTTGAACTGTATTGGCGAAAAACTGCGCGCCTACGGCCAGTCTGCCCGGCGCTATGGCCTGATTCACGCTGATCTGCGCCTTACCAATCTGCTGCTGCATAAGGATGGTACGCGCGTCATTGATTTTGACGATTGCGGCATGGGCTGGTTTGTTCACGACATTGCCGCGGCCATGAGCTTTGAGGAACACTGCCCGCTTGCTCCCAGCTGGCTGGAAAACTGGCTTCAGGGATATGAGCTGGTCAGTCATCTGGATGCGGAGGATGAAGACATGATCCCGCATATGATCATGCAGCGGCGTATCCAGATGACAGCATGGATGGCCACGCACGCCAATACCGAGACAGCCCGAAACCTCGGCGCGCACTGGGTTGAAAACACGGTACGCCTCTGTAGGCGCTACCTTGAGGGAGGCATGCCCCTGGGCGCGGTATAA
- a CDS encoding EF-hand domain-containing protein, with translation MSVSALSSSSSSYWEKMLAQMKGSGEAQSQDNLASKLFGDLDSDGNGALSLDESGLSSELYNKLDADGDGAVSQTELQKAIETQRNAMFTNMQMGQTPAAQTAASTQPTAKDLLSAIMSGQVPGGMQGAGHGGKGGDLASKLFSSLDSDGSGGLSAEETGLSQSVFDAMDTDQDGSVSSDELAAALKKQREAMKNNSQNSQNQSSEQNSSGEMDAKTLLSSIMNGQMPPPPPLQGQSASSGQTGSSHIASKLFSSLDSDDSDGLSVGETGLSQSVFDSMDVNQDGSVSADELATALEKQRAAMGMDQNSTNRADMARSFLSAIANSAYQSVNQTTAATQSVEAVA, from the coding sequence ATGAGCGTCAGTGCGTTATCTTCATCTTCTTCCTCCTATTGGGAGAAGATGCTTGCGCAGATGAAAGGCTCCGGCGAGGCGCAATCGCAGGACAATCTGGCAAGCAAGCTTTTTGGGGATCTGGATTCTGACGGGAACGGCGCGCTAAGCCTTGATGAAAGCGGGCTAAGCAGCGAACTTTATAACAAACTTGATGCCGATGGCGATGGGGCCGTTTCGCAGACTGAACTGCAAAAAGCCATCGAAACCCAGCGCAACGCCATGTTCACCAACATGCAGATGGGGCAGACTCCGGCCGCGCAAACCGCGGCATCGACTCAGCCCACGGCCAAGGATCTGCTTTCCGCCATCATGAGCGGGCAGGTTCCCGGCGGCATGCAGGGTGCGGGGCACGGCGGCAAGGGGGGGGACCTTGCGTCCAAACTCTTCTCTTCGCTGGACAGTGACGGCAGCGGCGGCCTGAGCGCCGAGGAAACAGGCCTCAGCCAATCCGTGTTCGACGCCATGGACACCGATCAGGACGGCTCTGTCTCTTCTGATGAACTGGCGGCAGCGCTGAAGAAACAGCGCGAAGCCATGAAGAACAACTCCCAGAATTCACAGAACCAGTCCAGCGAGCAGAATTCCTCGGGCGAAATGGACGCGAAAACCCTGCTGTCTTCCATCATGAACGGCCAGATGCCCCCGCCGCCTCCCTTGCAGGGGCAGTCTGCCTCGTCTGGTCAGACAGGATCATCCCACATAGCTTCCAAGCTTTTTTCGAGCCTGGACAGCGATGACAGTGACGGCCTGAGCGTTGGCGAAACAGGGCTCAGCCAGTCAGTGTTCGACTCCATGGACGTGAACCAGGACGGCTCCGTTTCTGCTGACGAGCTTGCCACTGCGCTTGAAAAGCAACGCGCCGCGATGGGCATGGACCAGAACTCCACAAATCGGGCCGACATGGCTCGCAGCTTCCTGTCAGCCATTGCCAACAGCGCCTACCAGAGTGTGAACCAGACCACCGCCGCGACCCAGAGCGTGGAAGCAGTGGCCTGA
- a CDS encoding DeoR/GlpR family DNA-binding transcription regulator — MLRETRLHRILALIAANGHISTERLINELGISRETARRDIIELENQGAARRVHGGLVALDSSTSEPSLKERRTRLEREKRAIARATVLQLQQGQTVFMDAGTTTTALAEELCTMPGLTIVTNSLRAAIILSERDEDKKNDSTVVLVGGRILAGREQTCGEGVIEEIQRWRADVAILSPVGLDAHHGASSFLPEEAAVARCMAQRASRLCILADHTKLGVISRINYASPREISMLVTDAAASDLPCLKELKEILPKVILA; from the coding sequence ATGCTGCGCGAAACCCGCCTGCACCGCATACTTGCCCTCATAGCCGCCAACGGTCATATCAGCACAGAGCGGCTTATCAATGAGCTGGGAATTTCCCGGGAAACAGCCCGCCGGGATATTATCGAGCTGGAAAACCAGGGCGCGGCAAGGCGTGTACATGGCGGCCTTGTGGCGCTGGATTCCTCTACTTCCGAACCCTCACTCAAAGAGCGCAGAACCCGGCTGGAACGGGAAAAGCGCGCCATTGCCCGCGCCACGGTGCTGCAACTGCAACAGGGGCAAACAGTCTTTATGGACGCAGGTACCACAACAACGGCTCTGGCAGAGGAACTCTGCACCATGCCTGGGCTCACCATCGTGACCAACAGCCTGCGCGCCGCCATCATTTTGAGTGAAAGGGACGAAGATAAAAAAAACGACAGCACTGTGGTGCTGGTGGGAGGCCGCATCCTTGCCGGACGGGAGCAGACCTGCGGCGAGGGCGTGATTGAAGAAATTCAGCGCTGGCGGGCAGACGTGGCGATTCTTTCGCCCGTGGGGCTGGATGCGCACCACGGGGCAAGCAGCTTTTTGCCGGAAGAAGCCGCCGTGGCGCGCTGCATGGCCCAACGCGCCAGCAGGCTGTGCATACTCGCCGACCACACAAAGCTAGGTGTTATCAGCCGGATAAACTACGCATCACCCCGCGAAATTTCCATGCTCGTTACCGATGCCGCAGCTTCGGATTTGCCATGCCTGAAAGAACTGAAAGAAATTTTGCCCAAAGTCATTCTGGCCTGA
- a CDS encoding DUF169 domain-containing protein: MNTYEKLSETLMRELRLIHAPVAIKYFYDQKELDSFKETQPHYSPMKPLTFCQSEVGARMEGITVIVERDKMGCTNASFVFGWKELDEPEIKSHLKYCADADHARKVLEAKPHVPANLLAIAVSPLAAATTQPDVVHFVCDTMQAYHIIGDWMATQRIDNFHPSMSVNSAVCSGNVYTLNTKQANLYLACSGSYNSGKTERGEINVSIPGEHMEALVKRLEDRVTNKGGASITRLGEPFPGAAVCKNCPLIVFKKERDA, encoded by the coding sequence ATGAACACATATGAAAAGCTTAGTGAAACGTTGATGCGTGAGCTGCGCCTCATTCATGCACCCGTTGCAATCAAATATTTCTACGACCAAAAGGAGCTGGATTCCTTCAAGGAAACTCAGCCCCACTACTCCCCCATGAAGCCGCTGACCTTCTGCCAGAGCGAAGTCGGCGCGCGCATGGAAGGTATTACAGTCATTGTAGAACGCGACAAGATGGGCTGTACCAATGCTAGTTTTGTGTTCGGCTGGAAAGAGCTGGACGAACCCGAAATCAAAAGCCACCTCAAGTACTGCGCCGATGCCGACCATGCCCGCAAGGTGCTTGAAGCCAAGCCGCATGTTCCGGCCAATCTGCTGGCCATAGCCGTGAGCCCGCTTGCGGCAGCTACCACCCAGCCCGATGTGGTGCACTTTGTGTGCGATACAATGCAGGCCTACCACATCATTGGCGACTGGATGGCAACCCAGCGCATCGACAATTTCCACCCGTCCATGAGCGTCAACTCTGCCGTCTGCTCCGGCAATGTCTACACGCTGAACACCAAGCAGGCGAACCTGTACCTCGCTTGCAGCGGCAGCTACAATTCCGGCAAGACGGAACGGGGCGAAATCAACGTATCCATCCCCGGCGAGCACATGGAAGCTCTGGTGAAGCGCCTTGAAGACCGCGTCACCAACAAGGGCGGCGCGTCCATCACCCGCCTTGGCGAACCCTTCCCCGGCGCAGCCGTGTGCAAGAACTGCCCTCTCATTGTTTTCAAGAAAGAACGCGACGCCTAA
- a CDS encoding histidine-type phosphatase: MRTAPRLIIVCLACALLCHLPISGIAAQQGDEQPRLMKVVALSRHGVRSPTQAPETLSQWSTRNWPQWPVPRGFLTPRGARLVTAMWEDMRGQMLNLGLLPDNACPPPGKVFVRADVDQRTRATAKALLDGLCSAGGQTYAVSNQAPDPLFHPVQAGFQRFDPASVAASIMATAGGDLDRLHEDNAGALTHIQHLSAPVGSTLCARYNLPPTCGLADLPNSVSVDADGKGAGLSGALATASSMAEIFLLEYAQWPDSSAGWGQVDAHVLREVLPVHTSVFNTVNRSPVVALFKGASLLSEMAAALDGTHRDQRCNAASLVVFVGHDTNLANVGELLGVHWQLPGYPDDATPPGSTLMLELWDMGGNKEVRVRFFAQSLEALHEPFVDPPQPVGGLSIPQFTDPARTHKTTAALVTAPPVVGEARFSLENFSKRVSKALRNAPLVPQEVPPLRLRVDSDVDNGTATVTSAEASSSVKNH, encoded by the coding sequence ATGCGCACTGCACCACGCTTAATCATTGTCTGCCTTGCCTGCGCACTGCTCTGCCATTTGCCCATATCTGGCATTGCGGCGCAGCAGGGGGATGAACAACCCCGCCTTATGAAAGTTGTAGCGCTTTCCCGCCACGGGGTGCGCTCGCCCACGCAAGCTCCCGAAACGCTCTCGCAGTGGAGCACCCGCAACTGGCCCCAGTGGCCTGTGCCAAGGGGCTTCCTCACGCCGCGCGGTGCGCGGCTGGTAACCGCCATGTGGGAAGACATGCGCGGGCAGATGCTGAATCTTGGCCTGCTGCCCGACAACGCCTGTCCGCCGCCCGGCAAGGTATTTGTGCGCGCCGATGTGGATCAGCGCACCAGGGCGACAGCCAAAGCCCTGCTTGATGGCCTCTGCTCCGCCGGCGGGCAGACCTATGCCGTTTCAAACCAGGCGCCCGACCCGCTGTTTCATCCCGTGCAGGCGGGTTTTCAGCGTTTTGATCCCGCCTCGGTAGCCGCAAGCATCATGGCCACGGCTGGGGGCGATCTTGATCGGCTGCATGAGGACAATGCAGGGGCTTTGACCCACATCCAGCACCTGAGTGCTCCCGTGGGCTCAACATTGTGCGCGCGCTACAATCTGCCGCCCACCTGCGGACTCGCGGATCTGCCCAATTCGGTAAGCGTTGATGCTGACGGCAAGGGCGCAGGGCTTTCCGGCGCACTGGCAACCGCATCAAGCATGGCGGAAATTTTTTTGCTGGAGTACGCCCAGTGGCCTGATTCTTCTGCCGGGTGGGGCCAGGTGGACGCGCACGTTCTGCGTGAAGTGCTGCCCGTGCACACAAGCGTGTTCAACACTGTGAACCGCTCTCCGGTAGTGGCTCTTTTCAAGGGGGCATCACTGCTTTCAGAAATGGCTGCGGCCCTTGACGGAACCCACAGGGATCAACGCTGCAACGCGGCTTCCCTGGTTGTTTTTGTGGGGCACGACACCAACCTTGCCAATGTGGGCGAATTGCTGGGCGTGCACTGGCAGTTGCCCGGCTACCCCGATGACGCCACCCCGCCAGGGTCAACCCTTATGCTTGAGCTGTGGGATATGGGCGGCAATAAGGAAGTGCGCGTGCGCTTTTTTGCCCAGTCGCTCGAAGCCCTGCATGAACCCTTTGTTGATCCGCCACAGCCAGTGGGCGGCCTCAGCATCCCCCAGTTTACCGATCCGGCCAGGACCCACAAGACAACTGCGGCTCTGGTAACAGCGCCGCCGGTTGTGGGGGAGGCCCGCTTCAGCCTTGAAAATTTTTCCAAAAGGGTCAGCAAAGCACTTCGTAATGCCCCCCTGGTGCCGCAAGAGGTCCCCCCTCTACGCCTGCGGGTGGACAGCGATGTGGACAACGGCACTGCCACGGTGACTTCCGCTGAGGCTTCTTCGTCAGTAAAAAACCACTGA